From Nymphalis io chromosome 10, ilAglIoxx1.1, whole genome shotgun sequence, a single genomic window includes:
- the LOC126771113 gene encoding uncharacterized protein LOC126771113 isoform X2, translated as MQDNCPTLVSCKPLKAEFNHVQKIPITSENLTIGRGLSNNVVIAFVTISRNHCILKKNDADWILEDHSSFGIMINGHKIGKGNQKIIKHNDIITFESTQEFIYKFVCEDNELMPSSIKRIKLDTTDTTLINDMKNKFEESQNHAIKHIEDIIHNTKQITSTNILLKEQLQQHMKRKINHLESNYACQIENLKGEQDDVEKQKALLMEERDAQLAVLKQDMEGQILELMEQIKKHNEIEAELVKENNSLKEKMLKEREEFLSELNRESSLKQVMLDKLEAKMVEQEEVRLKEKQVFEELLKNKTELLRLEKDKELHELSEQKKQRECELMEKLKNIKKNLQEQVKQTEKQKCDAQKQLNDQMEEMKKAKNEDKFKMELLMREREEIQKRLIEAQKNSEKFIEELKSRVTEREVELAALAAERIQKQAEQSSEVISSLQEQLEKVRNQLQNVENENKKLLKDLEPGKESTNSKLAEFGEIMESELQCGICAELFVTAITLNCSHTFCKYCINSWKKKKMECPICRSSITSECRSLVLDSFIEKMVQNLTEDMKNKRREMLKSRKELESEMTSHLNTSTNRRRDSSEIDSDELSLEEEEGEGPDFEYFDFFDYGSDGDFDGSDSDT; from the exons ATGCAAGATAATTGCCCAACTTTGGTATCTTGTAAACCCTTAAAAGCAGAATTTAATCATGTTCAAAAAATTCCAATAACATCAGAAAAT CTTACCATAGGACGCGGTCTTAGCAACAATGTAGTCATAGCCTTCGTAACAATATCTCGAAaccattgtatattaaaaaaaaatgatgctGATTGGATCCTTGAAGACCATAGTTCCTTTGGAATTATGATCAATGGTCATAAAATAGGCAAAGgcaatcaaaaaataataaaacacaatgacATCATAACATTTGAATCAACacaagaatttatatataaatttgtttgtgaAGACAACGAACTTATGCCTTCCTCAATAAAACGAATCAAATTAGATACAACAGATACTACTTTGATCaatgatatgaaaaataaatttgaggAATCACAAAATCATGCAATTAAACATATTGAAGATATAATACACAacacaaaacaaataacaagcacaaatattttattaaaagaacagTTACAACAAcatatgaaaagaaaaattaaccatcTCGAAAGTAATTATGCATGTCAAATTGAGAATTTAAAAGGCGAGCAAGATGATGTAGAAAAACAAAAGGCACTACTTATGGAAGAACGAGATGCGCAATTGGCAGTTTTAAAACAGGATATGGAAGGACAAATATTAGAACTCATG gaacaaataaaaaaacacaatgaaataGAAGCAGAACTCGTTAaggaaaataattcattaaaagaaaaaatgttaaaagaaaGAGAAGAGTTTCTTTCGGAATTAAATAGAGAGAGTTCATTAAAACAGGTTATGTTGGATAAATTGGAAGCAAAAATGGTTGAACAAGAGGAAGTgagattaaaagaaaaacaagtaTTTGAGGAActtctgaaaaataaaacagagtTACTCAGATTAGAAAAAGAtaag gaACTACATGAATTATCAGAACAGAAAAAGCAAAGGGAATGCGAATTGATGGAAAAGCTCAAGAACATTAAGAAAAATCTCCAGGAACAAGTTAAGCAAACTGAAAAACAGAAATGCGATGCTCAAAAACAACTTAATGATCAAATGGAGGAAATGAAAAAGGCTAAGAATGAGGACAAATTTAAAATGGAATTGCTg ATGCGCGAACGAGAAGAAATTCAGAAAAGATTAATTGAAGCCCAAAAAAATTCTGAAAAATTCATTGAAGAATTGAAG tcGAGAGTCACAGAGAGAGAGGTGGAACTGGCTGCCCTAGCAGCTGAAAGAATACAAAAGCAGGCTGAACAATCAAGCGAAGTTATAAGCTCATTGCAGGAACAATTAGAAAAG GTTCGAAACCAACTTCAAAACGtcgaaaatgaaaataaaaaattattgaaggATTTGGAACCAGGCAAAGAATCAACAAACAGCAAACTCGCAGAATTTGGCGAAATAATGGAAAGTGAACTGCAGTGCGGAATATGTGCGGAACTATTCGTGACGGCGATCACGCTCAATTGCTCGCACACATTCTGTAAATATTGCATCAATTCGTGGAAAAAGAAGAAGATGGAATGTCCGATATGCcg TTCGTCCATAACATCGGAATGTAGAAGTTTAGTTCTCGACTCGTTTATAGAAAAAATGGTACAAAATTTAACAGAAGACATGAAGAATAAAAGGCGAGAAATGTTGAAAAGTCGAAAAg